Proteins from a single region of Lelliottia sp. JS-SCA-14:
- a CDS encoding HlyD family type I secretion periplasmic adaptor subunit, protein MKKNQDNTVDTNIWPPLLRGIVVIVLGVGGFLLWAVQAPLDAGVVADGTVTVSSNRKTIQHLSGGRVTDIFIKEGETVKKDQVLVRLDKIQLDMRYSALSAQYIAAKTVEDRLLAERDGLESIAFSDALTQHFAGNKRLTEVRRLQEKLFETRKKTIQDELSMIQETLDGLAGQTENLNKIKGYREHQFTLINRELGTLRSLSAKNYYPKAQLLVLEREAAEISSSVSEDILNIAKLKSQQNELKIKAYQVQHQFIREVESELTVNQKDVATLEDELASTRHELENTEIRSPIDGIVLDVKVSTVGGIIQPGEHLMDIVSANQPLQIDAKIPVHAIDKMVPGLTVDVLFPALNHALLPSVPARVLTVSADRLIDKVTQQPYYLAEVQVSPQGVHLLGDYKIKAGMPASVTIKTGERTLMSYLFKPLIARLELAFKEY, encoded by the coding sequence ATGAAAAAGAATCAGGATAATACCGTTGATACCAATATCTGGCCGCCGCTGCTGCGGGGGATTGTGGTCATTGTGCTCGGCGTCGGCGGCTTTTTGCTCTGGGCGGTTCAGGCCCCGCTGGATGCGGGTGTGGTGGCTGACGGGACGGTGACGGTGTCGAGCAATCGCAAAACCATCCAGCATTTAAGCGGCGGGCGGGTAACGGATATTTTTATCAAAGAGGGCGAGACGGTTAAAAAGGATCAGGTTCTGGTGCGGCTGGATAAAATCCAGCTCGATATGCGCTACAGCGCGCTCAGTGCCCAGTATATTGCGGCGAAAACCGTCGAAGATCGGCTGCTGGCCGAGCGCGACGGGCTGGAATCGATCGCTTTTAGCGACGCGCTGACGCAGCATTTTGCGGGCAACAAACGCCTGACGGAAGTCCGTCGCCTGCAGGAAAAGCTCTTCGAGACGCGCAAGAAAACCATTCAGGATGAGTTGTCGATGATCCAGGAGACGCTCGACGGTCTGGCCGGGCAGACGGAAAATCTCAACAAAATTAAAGGCTACCGTGAGCATCAGTTCACCCTGATCAACCGCGAGTTAGGCACACTCAGATCGCTGAGCGCAAAAAATTACTACCCGAAAGCGCAGCTACTGGTGCTGGAGCGGGAGGCGGCGGAGATTTCCAGCAGCGTGTCGGAAGATATTCTCAACATCGCCAAACTGAAATCCCAGCAGAATGAGTTAAAAATCAAAGCGTATCAGGTGCAGCATCAGTTTATCCGCGAGGTGGAATCTGAGCTGACGGTGAATCAGAAAGATGTCGCGACGCTGGAGGATGAGCTGGCCTCCACCCGCCATGAGCTGGAAAACACCGAGATTCGCTCGCCGATTGACGGGATTGTGCTGGACGTGAAAGTCAGCACCGTCGGGGGCATTATCCAGCCTGGCGAACATCTGATGGATATTGTCTCGGCCAATCAGCCGCTGCAGATCGACGCCAAAATCCCGGTGCATGCTATCGATAAAATGGTGCCGGGGCTGACGGTGGATGTGCTGTTCCCGGCGCTGAACCATGCGCTGCTGCCTTCGGTTCCCGCGCGTGTTTTAACGGTTTCGGCGGACAGGCTGATCGATAAAGTCACCCAGCAGCCCTATTATCTGGCAGAAGTGCAGGTCAGCCCGCAGGGCGTGCATTTGCTTGGCGACTACAAAATCAAAGCCGGGATGCCCGCCAGCGTGACCATCAAAACCGGCGAGCGCACCCTGATGAGCTATCTGTTTAAACCGCTCATTGCCCGCCTGGAACTGGCATTTAAAGAGTACTAG